From the Halorhabdus utahensis DSM 12940 genome, one window contains:
- a CDS encoding CRISPR-associated protein Cas4 has translation MDVPTFRELATAAYCPRKYYYRQRESTDLKVPAEVETKRELAFEYPRLLDGGLSGAPIAVTPTQFRSRLSRVKASLDAWDSLVEDPDRDVLLEGRDCRGIAHKVLADPVAPSLVFTGAPPENGVWEPQSVRLVAAALALAYERERQVAVAFAEYPTHGIVRRVPLSAHRRATYRAALRTVESIDGPPPRADNRTKCEPCEYREKCGVKTRSLRSLL, from the coding sequence GTGGACGTGCCCACGTTCCGCGAACTCGCGACCGCAGCCTACTGCCCACGCAAGTACTACTACCGCCAGCGGGAGTCAACCGACCTCAAGGTTCCGGCCGAGGTCGAGACGAAGCGGGAACTCGCGTTCGAATATCCGAGACTACTGGACGGTGGCCTCTCGGGGGCACCCATCGCCGTCACACCGACCCAATTTCGCTCGCGGTTGAGCCGGGTGAAAGCCAGCCTCGATGCCTGGGACAGTCTCGTCGAGGACCCCGACCGGGACGTGCTTCTGGAGGGACGGGACTGTCGCGGGATCGCCCACAAAGTGCTGGCGGATCCGGTCGCGCCATCGCTGGTGTTCACCGGCGCGCCACCCGAAAACGGCGTCTGGGAGCCCCAATCCGTGCGACTGGTCGCCGCCGCGCTCGCGCTGGCCTACGAACGGGAGCGACAGGTGGCCGTCGCCTTCGCCGAGTACCCGACCCACGGAATCGTCCGGCGCGTTCCGCTGTCCGCCCATCGGCGGGCGACCTATCGCGCGGCGCTCCGAACTGTCGAATCCATCGACGGCCCGCCGCCACGAGCAGACAACCGGACCAAGTGCGAGCCCTGCGAGTATCGCGAGAAGTGTGGCGTCAAAACGCGGTCGCTCCGGTCACTCCTGTGA
- a CDS encoding L-threonylcarbamoyladenylate synthase encodes MTRDSDLTAAAEVVKSGGLVVYPTETVYGLGADALDTAAIEAVFETKRRDRDNPLSLGVASVEAALDYVSPSVTEQRFMQEFLPGPVTVVVEGRDPVPDALTGGRDRVGVRIPDHDLARELLERSGPLTATSANVSGQPSVTDPADLDAEIRTAAGVILDGGETPGTASTVVDVSRGTIHRRGANADAVEDWLETHSA; translated from the coding sequence ATGACGCGCGACTCTGACCTCACGGCGGCGGCCGAGGTCGTCAAGTCCGGTGGGCTGGTGGTCTATCCGACCGAAACGGTCTACGGACTCGGCGCGGACGCGCTCGACACAGCTGCGATCGAAGCCGTCTTCGAAACCAAGCGACGCGATCGGGACAATCCGCTCTCGCTCGGCGTCGCGTCCGTCGAGGCCGCACTTGACTACGTCAGCCCGTCGGTGACCGAGCAGCGGTTCATGCAGGAGTTTCTGCCCGGCCCGGTGACGGTCGTCGTCGAGGGGCGCGACCCCGTCCCGGACGCACTCACCGGCGGCCGCGACCGTGTCGGCGTTCGCATCCCGGACCACGACCTCGCTCGCGAACTGCTTGAACGCAGCGGCCCGCTGACGGCGACCAGCGCGAACGTCAGTGGCCAGCCGAGCGTCACCGATCCCGCTGACCTGGATGCCGAGATCCGGACCGCTGCCGGCGTGATCCTCGACGGCGGGGAGACGCCCGGGACGGCGAGCACCGTCGTCGACGTGAGCCGGGGGACGATCCACCGCCGTGGTGCGAACGCAGACGCCGTCGAGGACTGGCTCGAAACCCATTCGGCGTAA
- the prs gene encoding ribose-phosphate diphosphokinase: protein MILSGSASQTLAARLADELGESLGATTTKRFPDDELHVTVTEPIDERAIIVASTVSSDAHIELLQLQDAARQAGADEVVTVLPYMGYARQDQTFEPGDIISTRAAARAISTGTDRVLTVTPHEKNVASFFDVPTTVIDGAPRLADPLPADLTDPLFLSTDAAAAPLATSARDAYGAGDSDHLTDATDGERPAPTEETIAGRDVIVVDDIVGTGSTMSGAVAVVADGDAERIFATCVHPVFATGALSKIARVGAESIYGTDTLERVISDVSVASTIADAL from the coding sequence ATGATCCTCAGCGGGTCGGCCTCACAGACCCTCGCTGCGAGACTGGCGGACGAGCTCGGGGAATCGCTCGGCGCGACCACCACCAAGCGGTTTCCGGACGACGAACTCCACGTCACCGTCACGGAACCCATCGACGAGCGAGCGATCATCGTCGCCTCGACTGTTTCGAGTGACGCCCACATCGAACTCCTCCAGCTCCAGGACGCCGCCCGCCAGGCGGGGGCCGACGAGGTGGTCACTGTCCTGCCGTACATGGGGTATGCACGCCAGGACCAGACGTTCGAACCCGGCGATATCATCTCGACGCGCGCCGCTGCGCGCGCGATCTCGACCGGAACCGATCGCGTCCTGACGGTCACGCCCCACGAGAAGAACGTCGCCTCGTTTTTCGACGTACCGACGACGGTGATCGACGGCGCACCGCGACTGGCCGACCCGCTGCCCGCCGACCTCACCGACCCGCTGTTCCTCTCGACAGACGCCGCCGCCGCCCCGCTTGCGACGAGCGCCCGTGACGCCTACGGCGCCGGCGACAGCGACCACCTGACAGACGCGACCGACGGCGAACGCCCGGCACCGACCGAGGAGACGATCGCCGGGCGAGACGTCATCGTCGTCGACGACATCGTCGGCACCGGCTCGACGATGTCCGGGGCAGTCGCCGTGGTCGCCGACGGCGACGCCGAGCGAATCTTCGCGACCTGCGTCCATCCGGTGTTCGCGACGGGGGCACTCAGCAAGATCGCCCGCGTCGGTGCCGAGTCCATCTACGGCACGGACACGCTCGAACGCGTCATCAGCGACGTGAGTGTCGCCTCGACGATCGCCGACGCGCTGTGA
- a CDS encoding HVO_0234 family beta-propeller protein, producing MGEMAEDRIYADRRGKADVYVGSPLGLTLVAVSDDRVGRFRLLRRGAVRDVATGDGSILIGTDEDIYRSTDGGDSFDAAGFGPAVAVGFDGDPIAADPDGAVARFAVAADEWQHLGSVDGARAIDGAWLAADDGVYRIGEGGLEHAGLQTARDVAAGGAVLAATADGIHRYVDGEWTTERSVDVRAVASDGTRAHAVGPDGLYEYDGTWGRRESPIDEPIVDVGYAGGIVAVTDAGTILVDPAASKDGAEGWRTRSLGLEDVSGLAVADQ from the coding sequence ATGGGCGAGATGGCAGAAGACCGGATCTACGCCGACCGCCGGGGCAAGGCCGACGTCTACGTCGGCTCACCGCTTGGCCTGACGCTCGTGGCCGTCTCCGACGACCGCGTCGGCCGATTCAGACTCCTCCGGCGCGGGGCGGTCCGGGACGTCGCGACCGGCGACGGCTCGATACTGATCGGGACCGACGAGGACATCTATCGGAGTACAGACGGTGGCGACTCCTTCGACGCAGCCGGATTCGGGCCAGCGGTCGCTGTCGGCTTCGACGGCGACCCGATCGCCGCCGATCCGGACGGTGCGGTTGCCCGGTTTGCCGTGGCTGCGGACGAGTGGCAGCACCTCGGGAGCGTCGACGGCGCGCGCGCGATCGACGGCGCGTGGCTGGCTGCCGACGACGGCGTCTATCGAATCGGCGAAGGGGGCCTCGAGCATGCCGGACTCCAGACGGCCCGTGACGTCGCGGCGGGCGGAGCGGTCCTGGCCGCCACCGCCGACGGCATCCACCGCTACGTCGATGGCGAATGGACGACCGAGCGATCCGTGGACGTCCGGGCGGTCGCGAGCGATGGGACGCGCGCCCACGCCGTCGGACCGGACGGCCTCTACGAGTACGACGGCACCTGGGGCCGTCGCGAGTCGCCGATCGACGAACCCATCGTCGACGTGGGCTACGCGGGCGGGATCGTCGCGGTCACCGACGCCGGGACCATCCTGGTCGATCCGGCGGCATCGAAAGACGGCGCGGAAGGGTGGCGAACCCGGTCGCTCGGACTCGAAGACGTCTCGGGGCTTGCCGTTGCCGATCAGTGA